From Algoriphagus sp. NG3, the proteins below share one genomic window:
- a CDS encoding KilA-N domain-containing protein: MAKTRKLNVNTSTISVIHQNETDYISLTDMTTSFREGSGLIGKWITNKNTLEYIGVWEKINNPDFNYPEFGVIGQEAGTNRFIMSVGQWIDRTKAVGMLVKAGRYGGTYAHKDIAFHFAMWLSPEFQIYLVKEFQRLKDDENDRLKLDWDFQRTLAKVNYHIHTDAIKENLIPDAISTQQASFIYASEADVLNMALFGKTAKQWRNENPDLKGNIRDYAAIEQLVVLSNMESTNALLLHQGMEQSERLIQLNEMAITQIKSLLSHTTAIKKLK, encoded by the coding sequence ATGGCAAAAACCAGAAAACTGAACGTCAACACATCAACAATTTCGGTCATTCATCAGAACGAGACGGACTATATCAGTTTGACCGATATGACCACTTCATTTCGGGAGGGAAGTGGACTTATAGGGAAATGGATCACCAACAAAAACACCTTGGAATACATAGGTGTTTGGGAAAAAATCAACAACCCGGATTTCAATTACCCCGAATTCGGGGTAATTGGACAGGAAGCAGGAACAAACAGGTTTATAATGTCTGTTGGGCAATGGATTGACAGGACAAAGGCAGTTGGTATGCTTGTGAAGGCTGGTCGTTATGGTGGGACGTATGCACACAAGGACATTGCGTTTCACTTTGCGATGTGGCTAAGTCCCGAGTTTCAGATTTACCTGGTCAAAGAGTTTCAGCGACTGAAAGACGATGAAAATGACCGCCTAAAACTTGACTGGGATTTCCAGCGAACACTTGCCAAAGTAAATTACCATATCCATACCGATGCGATTAAAGAAAACCTGATTCCGGATGCAATCAGCACACAACAGGCATCTTTTATCTATGCCAGTGAAGCCGATGTGCTCAATATGGCACTCTTTGGAAAAACCGCCAAACAGTGGCGCAACGAGAATCCTGACCTTAAAGGGAATATCCGTGATTATGCCGCCATTGAGCAACTGGTTGTCCTATCCAACATGGAGAGCACCAATGCCTTATTGCTACATCAAGGGATGGAGCAGAGCGAACGGCTTATCCAACTAAACGAAATGGCTATTACCCAGATCAAGTCACTCTTAAGTCATACTACCGCTATAAAGAAACTGAAATGA
- a CDS encoding transcriptional regulator: protein MKTDFDVEKLIEKGVITSELAYDRALIADRKLRLLAKDNVYFKNLRYKLRGVIEKYENSQWNDVDKINDQTIVESSNSEYIADLERIFLDRRKQAIKEKLKELDLTQENLGLILGHRSKTHMSELINGIKQFTLRDLIVINRLLKIEISVLVPVFLSNEDKLKVKEAVSKLDKPKVKLLSDDLVLC, encoded by the coding sequence ATGAAAACGGATTTCGACGTAGAAAAATTAATTGAGAAGGGGGTAATTACTAGTGAACTAGCTTATGATAGAGCCCTCATTGCAGACAGGAAGCTTAGACTTCTTGCTAAGGATAATGTATATTTTAAAAATTTAAGATATAAGCTAAGGGGAGTTATAGAGAAATATGAAAATTCCCAATGGAATGATGTCGATAAAATCAATGATCAAACAATAGTAGAGAGTAGTAATTCTGAATACATTGCTGATTTAGAAAGAATATTCTTGGATAGAAGGAAACAGGCAATTAAAGAAAAGCTTAAAGAGCTGGATTTAACCCAAGAAAATTTGGGCTTAATATTGGGGCATAGAAGCAAAACTCATATGTCAGAGCTTATAAATGGTATTAAGCAATTTACGCTAAGAGACTTGATTGTTATAAACAGATTATTGAAAATTGAGATTTCAGTGTTGGTGCCGGTATTTCTCTCTAACGAGGATAAGTTAAAAGTGAAAGAAGCTGTTAGTAAACTGGATAAGCCTAAAGTTAAACTGTTAAGTGATGATTTGGTTTTATGCTAA
- a CDS encoding type II toxin-antitoxin system HigB family toxin: MIYSSFKNKSEKFGFNPNIFLFLVVDMRVIGKRILLKLKKKSLGNNKLCREIDKLIKDLEGFKSEGKRIGEIRNDADCVYGEEFYFFNISVHRTLILIEYDDEGEATIVWAGTHQEYEREFKNNKSTIEKWLRSKGYLE; the protein is encoded by the coding sequence ATGATATATTCTTCATTTAAAAATAAATCAGAAAAGTTCGGTTTTAATCCGAACATATTTTTATTTTTGGTAGTTGATATGAGAGTAATTGGAAAGAGAATTCTACTCAAATTAAAAAAGAAAAGCTTAGGCAACAATAAACTGTGCCGGGAGATTGATAAGTTAATTAAAGATTTAGAAGGCTTTAAGTCTGAGGGGAAAAGAATAGGTGAGATTCGAAATGACGCAGATTGCGTTTACGGTGAAGAGTTTTACTTTTTTAATATTAGTGTTCATAGGACATTAATATTGATTGAATATGACGATGAAGGGGAGGCTACAATAGTTTGGGCGGGAACCCATCAAGAATATGAACGGGAATTCAAAAACAATAAATCAACAATTGAAAAGTGGTTAAGAAGTAAAGGTTACTTAGAATAA
- a CDS encoding SRPBCC family protein, giving the protein MPSIELRTEIKADIQLVFDLSRSIDLHKISTEHTKETAIAGITSGLIGLNESVTWRARHFGIYQTLISRITEFQSPVLFVDEMVSGVFSSFRHEHHFHNSDGVTIMTDVFNYRAPLGVLGVLADRLFLKKYMTELLEERNRIVKVFAESGRGKELLAGKTMNVSNFKRQ; this is encoded by the coding sequence ATGCCTAGCATAGAATTAAGAACTGAAATAAAAGCGGATATACAGTTGGTTTTTGACCTGTCACGGAGCATTGATCTGCATAAGATTTCTACGGAGCATACGAAGGAAACCGCTATTGCAGGTATAACAAGCGGATTAATAGGCTTAAATGAAAGCGTGACCTGGAGAGCACGGCATTTTGGGATATATCAGACGCTCATTTCCAGAATCACGGAATTCCAAAGCCCGGTTTTATTTGTTGATGAGATGGTGTCAGGCGTATTTAGCAGTTTCAGGCATGAGCATCATTTTCACAATTCCGACGGAGTGACCATTATGACTGATGTGTTTAATTACCGGGCACCTCTGGGTGTTTTGGGAGTATTGGCTGACAGACTGTTTCTCAAAAAATATATGACTGAATTACTCGAAGAACGCAATCGCATCGTAAAAGTATTTGCGGAATCCGGCAGAGGCAAAGAACTTTTGGCCGGAAAGACTATGAATGTCAGTAATTTCAAAAGGCAATAA
- the tnpA gene encoding IS200/IS605 family transposase: MPFIKVYIHFVWSTKNRFPYLNSKELRLKVWNHIRENAEVKGIFLDFVNGYADHCHCLVSMTKNQTIEKIMQLIKGESSYWINKNQLTTEKFEWQDEYFAVSVSESQIGRVRRYIQNQEEHHRKKTFNEECDELIIKHGFQLFKDV; this comes from the coding sequence ATGCCTTTTATCAAAGTCTATATCCATTTTGTATGGAGCACTAAAAACCGATTCCCTTATCTGAATTCTAAAGAATTGAGGTTGAAAGTTTGGAACCATATTCGGGAAAACGCAGAAGTAAAAGGTATCTTCTTGGATTTTGTGAATGGATATGCAGATCATTGCCATTGCTTGGTGTCTATGACGAAAAATCAGACTATTGAAAAAATCATGCAGCTGATTAAAGGCGAGTCCTCCTACTGGATCAATAAAAATCAACTGACTACAGAAAAATTCGAATGGCAAGATGAGTATTTCGCTGTCTCTGTATCAGAGTCGCAGATAGGTCGAGTTAGGAGATATATCCAAAACCAGGAAGAGCATCACCGCAAAAAGACATTTAATGAAGAGTGTGATGAATTAATAATCAAACACGGCTTCCAACTATTCAAAGATGTATGA
- a CDS encoding sodium:solute symporter codes for MDLPLVDLLVFLVYMAAIVLFGISFSFRKRTALEYTTGGGRLPSWAIGMSIFATFVSSISFLALPGNAYLSNWNGFVFSLSIPLAAWIAVRYFVPLYRDLKSESAYYYLEARFGSWARTYASICYLLTQLARMGAIMYLLALPMNALFGWSIPLIIICTGVSVIIYAMLGGIEAVIWTDAIQGIVLIGGALICVLVILFSMPNGPGEVFTIAAEADKFSLGSFEFNFMESTFWMILVYGLFINLQNFGIDQSYIQRYITARTEKEAKRSTWFGSLLYVPVSLLFFFIGTALFSYYQAFPDLLPENLRAAENADKVFPHFIVSGLPTGLTGLLIASIFAAGMSTVSTSINSSATVFLSDHFKKYIHKKETTERQSMRVLLITSFVMGGLSIVVGLAFNGVTSALDAWWALSSIFSGGILGLFLLGFVVRKAPGKAAAIGVFCGVLVIGWMSLSPVLLSGTSLDGFQNTLHTNLTIVMGTLTIFIVGFLLTGLLSKQTTGVS; via the coding sequence ATGGATTTACCCTTAGTTGACTTACTTGTTTTTCTCGTTTACATGGCGGCCATCGTGCTGTTTGGAATCTCTTTTTCTTTTAGGAAAAGAACAGCCTTGGAATATACCACCGGAGGGGGGAGGCTACCAAGCTGGGCAATAGGCATGTCCATCTTCGCCACTTTTGTCAGTAGCATCAGTTTCCTTGCACTGCCCGGAAATGCCTATTTGTCCAATTGGAATGGGTTTGTCTTTAGTCTTTCCATTCCTTTGGCTGCCTGGATAGCAGTTCGTTATTTTGTCCCCTTGTACAGGGATTTAAAAAGCGAGTCTGCCTACTATTACCTGGAAGCCCGTTTTGGGTCATGGGCCAGGACATACGCATCCATCTGCTATCTGTTGACCCAGTTGGCAAGAATGGGCGCAATTATGTATCTCTTGGCTTTGCCTATGAATGCCTTATTCGGATGGAGTATTCCTTTGATTATCATCTGTACAGGAGTAAGTGTGATCATATATGCGATGTTGGGCGGGATAGAAGCAGTAATCTGGACAGATGCCATTCAGGGGATTGTATTGATAGGCGGGGCGCTGATATGTGTACTGGTGATCCTGTTTTCCATGCCCAATGGTCCCGGAGAAGTTTTTACCATTGCTGCGGAAGCGGACAAATTCAGCTTGGGGAGCTTCGAGTTCAACTTTATGGAATCTACTTTTTGGATGATCCTGGTATATGGTCTCTTTATCAATCTCCAGAACTTCGGAATTGACCAAAGCTACATACAGCGGTACATCACGGCAAGAACCGAAAAAGAGGCCAAGCGGTCCACCTGGTTCGGAAGCTTGCTGTATGTTCCTGTTTCGCTTTTGTTCTTCTTTATAGGAACCGCACTCTTTTCCTATTATCAGGCATTTCCGGATCTGCTTCCTGAAAACCTTAGGGCGGCGGAGAATGCGGATAAAGTTTTCCCCCATTTTATCGTATCGGGACTGCCCACGGGACTTACAGGATTGCTGATCGCATCCATATTCGCTGCCGGGATGAGTACGGTTTCCACCAGCATCAATAGCTCCGCCACGGTGTTCTTATCTGATCATTTCAAGAAGTACATTCACAAGAAAGAAACTACAGAAAGACAATCCATGCGTGTGTTGCTCATCACTTCCTTTGTGATGGGAGGATTGAGCATTGTTGTGGGATTGGCCTTCAACGGGGTTACAAGTGCCCTTGATGCCTGGTGGGCATTGTCCTCGATTTTCAGCGGAGGTATTCTCGGTCTGTTTCTACTGGGATTTGTGGTCAGAAAAGCCCCGGGCAAGGCGGCGGCAATAGGTGTGTTTTGTGGGGTGCTGGTGATCGGATGGATGAGTCTTTCTCCGGTTTTGCTGAGCGGAACGTCATTGGACGGGTTTCAGAATACCTTACATACCAACCTGACAATCGTTATGGGGACATTGACCATTTTTATTGTTGGTTTTCTGTTGACCGGATTATTGTCAAAACAAACTACCGGCGTATCATGA
- a CDS encoding dihydrodipicolinate synthase family protein, with translation MTSSSNSPLRGIIPPMVTPLNSDGLLDSTSLKKLIEHLIEGGVHGIFILGTTGEFSGLSYQTRKELISRTCQQIRGRVPVLVGITDVSLEESIMLADLAKAAGAYAVVAAPPFYNNIDQEELTRYYMQLADHISLPLFLYNMPSHTKLTIDVDTVITLSTQERIIGLKDSSAHAVYFQSLCHAFRDQPDFVLMVGPEEMMAETVLMGGFGGVCGGANLFPKLYVELYNAAMARDFEKVKTCQYAVMEISRNIYQIGQYKSSYMKGLKTSLSFLGLCQPQFAAPLFPFSVDEEMELRSRFEIISASLRVLVD, from the coding sequence ATGACATCATCTTCTAACTCCCCCTTGCGTGGAATTATCCCTCCCATGGTCACTCCACTTAATTCGGATGGCTTACTGGACTCTACAAGTCTGAAAAAGCTGATTGAGCACCTGATAGAAGGAGGGGTTCACGGAATTTTTATTCTGGGTACCACTGGGGAGTTTTCCGGTTTGAGTTACCAGACCAGAAAGGAGCTTATCTCCAGGACATGTCAACAGATCCGGGGCAGAGTCCCGGTTTTGGTAGGTATCACCGATGTGTCGCTGGAGGAAAGTATCATGCTGGCTGATTTGGCCAAAGCTGCCGGTGCCTATGCGGTGGTCGCCGCACCGCCATTTTATAACAACATCGACCAGGAAGAGTTGACCCGCTATTACATGCAGTTGGCAGACCACATCTCGCTGCCTCTTTTTCTTTATAATATGCCGTCCCATACCAAGCTCACCATCGATGTGGATACGGTGATCACACTTTCTACCCAAGAACGGATAATTGGACTGAAAGACAGTTCTGCGCATGCGGTATATTTCCAGTCCCTGTGCCATGCCTTTAGAGACCAACCTGATTTTGTACTGATGGTAGGCCCCGAGGAAATGATGGCCGAAACGGTGCTGATGGGAGGGTTTGGCGGAGTGTGCGGCGGAGCCAACCTTTTCCCAAAACTCTATGTAGAACTTTATAATGCTGCCATGGCCAGAGACTTTGAAAAGGTGAAAACCTGTCAGTATGCAGTGATGGAAATCAGCAGAAATATTTATCAAATAGGCCAATATAAGTCAAGTTACATGAAGGGGCTGAAAACTTCGCTTTCCTTTCTTGGATTGTGCCAGCCACAGTTTGCCGCTCCCTTGTTCCCGTTTTCAGTAGATGAGGAGATGGAACTTCGATCACGTTTTGAGATTATTTCGGCTTCTTTACGAGTTCTGGTTGATTGA
- a CDS encoding AraC family transcriptional regulator, translating to MKPHFHKVPSTSDTSFTIRHDKRPNFGTLWHYHPELELHYILQGEGTQYIGDTVSSFGSGDLILLGENLPHTWRCSEKYFQGNPEQEVEAFVLQFLPTCFGKEFLELPETQGISSLYENAKKGMIIHGETKEKIGMILHQATKSTNLERLIHFLEILQILGSTTEYETISPGYANSHLANISEMRRLEKIYTYVLAHYRDDISLEKISSIANLSVTSFARYFKQMTNKTFFEFLIEIRISNVCRALIEDQLPIEVICYECGFNNVSNFYRHFKKVTGMTPHNYKRQYLP from the coding sequence ATGAAACCCCACTTCCATAAAGTACCGAGTACCTCGGACACTTCTTTTACTATCAGGCATGACAAAAGACCGAATTTTGGCACACTATGGCATTACCACCCTGAACTTGAATTGCATTACATTCTACAGGGGGAAGGCACCCAGTATATTGGAGACACTGTAAGTAGTTTCGGCAGTGGGGATTTGATCCTTTTGGGCGAAAACCTGCCTCATACCTGGCGCTGCTCAGAAAAGTATTTTCAGGGAAATCCTGAACAGGAGGTTGAAGCATTTGTACTTCAGTTTCTACCCACTTGTTTTGGAAAGGAATTCCTTGAATTACCCGAAACCCAAGGTATTAGCTCTCTTTATGAAAATGCCAAAAAAGGAATGATCATTCATGGTGAAACCAAGGAGAAGATTGGGATGATTTTACACCAAGCAACCAAGTCCACAAATCTGGAGCGACTAATCCATTTTTTGGAAATTCTACAAATCCTTGGTTCGACCACTGAATATGAGACCATATCACCTGGATATGCCAACAGCCATTTAGCCAATATTTCAGAAATGCGGCGGCTTGAGAAAATATACACCTATGTTTTGGCCCATTATCGTGATGATATCAGTCTAGAGAAGATATCTTCCATTGCTAACCTCAGTGTCACAAGTTTTGCCAGGTATTTCAAACAAATGACGAATAAAACCTTTTTTGAGTTCCTGATCGAAATCCGTATTTCGAATGTGTGCAGAGCGCTGATCGAAGATCAGTTACCCATAGAAGTGATATGTTATGAGTGCGGTTTCAATAACGTTTCAAATTTTTACAGGCACTTCAAAAAAGTGACCGGAATGACTCCTCATAATTATAAAAGGCAGTACCTACCCTAG
- a CDS encoding ABC transporter permease, whose amino-acid sequence MGKKEIQPPGLAQRFFRWFCDKDLLASIEGDLFELYHERLQKEGKFKADLRFIRDVLLLFRPGIIGIKNKEYKTNHIDMFRNNFKIARRTLWKNKPATIINMLGLIVGITSCMLIALFIQHEMSYDTFQHNADRIGRVVMEYSFDGSEESSKGTFTSTKVAPVLSRTFPEVEKAIRMNQSSAILQLEGNPVTEAGFMYADSTFFDAFAFEMIQGNPTTALNGPRKVVLTESMAKKYFGEANPVGQGLEVGDDKTIYEVTGVMEDYPYNSQFRFDFLASFSSMGMNQEESYWNANYTTYLLLQDESSFGSMAEKLPPFMEKETADLGATINFTLEHFDRVHLYSPYSDFVPNTNIKYLYMLAGIALLILVIVCFTYINLSTARSMERAKEVGIRKVSGAGQSQLFWQFIGESFLLCGLSVVASFIVVYLVLPSFNNLIGRELILEDLLSPTFLTFTLGLTLGLSLIAGAYPAIFLSKFQPMKVLKGVFKNTSSAKWLQQSLTVFQFGISVFLIIATLVVQGQLNYIQSRDLGYDREHIVSLPIGWNTDFQKINTLKKELKASSQIIEVSRAASSPVNINSGYSMNLPTRPENEVISVNANPVDENFIAVAGLEVIAGTDFTEQHIRQTEIEPWEKKEFHYIMTESAADKFGWTPEEAIGKEMILNQQGTVVGVVKDFHFQSLRNDLQPLVLFSASWGGRLLVKINGENIPESLGFIENTWSKILPERPYSYRFLDEDYDRMYQSEMQLGKLMNLFSTCAIVLACLGLFGLSSYMIQQRLKEVSIRKVLGASTFQVLNILSGNFVRLVLIAIVLASPIAYYTMSSWLDDFAFHISAPWWAVMVAAILTLAIGLITAGIHGLKAALSNPVNSLKSE is encoded by the coding sequence ATGGGAAAGAAGGAAATACAACCACCCGGCTTAGCTCAGCGATTTTTCAGATGGTTTTGTGACAAGGATCTACTCGCTTCCATAGAAGGGGATCTATTTGAACTATACCATGAGCGGCTTCAGAAAGAAGGCAAGTTCAAGGCCGACCTACGTTTTATCCGGGATGTGCTATTGCTTTTCCGACCGGGGATCATTGGGATCAAAAACAAAGAATATAAGACTAACCACATTGACATGTTTCGAAATAATTTTAAAATAGCCAGAAGGACACTTTGGAAGAACAAGCCCGCTACCATCATCAATATGCTGGGGCTTATCGTGGGGATCACCTCATGCATGCTGATTGCTCTTTTTATCCAACATGAAATGAGTTACGATACCTTTCAGCACAATGCCGACAGAATTGGAAGGGTGGTCATGGAGTATTCATTTGATGGGAGCGAAGAAAGCTCAAAGGGAACATTCACCAGTACCAAAGTAGCCCCTGTCCTTTCCAGGACATTTCCCGAAGTGGAAAAAGCTATCCGCATGAATCAATCTTCCGCGATTTTACAACTTGAAGGAAATCCGGTTACGGAAGCAGGTTTTATGTACGCAGACTCTACTTTTTTTGATGCTTTTGCTTTCGAGATGATCCAAGGGAATCCAACCACTGCCTTAAACGGCCCCAGAAAAGTAGTTTTGACCGAAAGTATGGCCAAAAAGTACTTTGGGGAAGCAAATCCAGTAGGTCAGGGACTCGAGGTAGGGGATGATAAAACAATCTATGAAGTGACTGGGGTAATGGAAGATTATCCCTATAATTCTCAGTTTCGGTTTGATTTTCTGGCTTCTTTCTCTTCTATGGGAATGAACCAGGAGGAATCCTACTGGAATGCAAACTACACTACTTACCTGCTTTTGCAGGATGAAAGTTCCTTTGGCAGTATGGCGGAGAAGCTGCCGCCGTTTATGGAAAAGGAAACAGCGGATTTGGGAGCGACTATCAACTTTACGTTAGAGCATTTTGACAGGGTACACCTGTATTCCCCGTATTCGGATTTTGTGCCCAATACCAATATCAAATACCTCTACATGCTAGCCGGTATTGCCCTGCTGATCTTGGTGATCGTTTGCTTTACCTACATCAATTTGAGCACTGCAAGATCTATGGAGCGGGCAAAGGAGGTGGGAATCCGCAAAGTCTCAGGAGCCGGTCAATCCCAGCTTTTCTGGCAGTTTATCGGAGAGTCATTTCTACTATGTGGCCTGTCTGTAGTAGCCAGTTTTATAGTCGTTTATCTAGTATTGCCCAGCTTCAATAATCTTATAGGTAGAGAATTAATACTTGAGGACTTGTTGTCGCCCACGTTTTTGACTTTTACTTTGGGGCTTACCCTGGGGCTGAGCTTGATTGCAGGGGCGTATCCGGCGATTTTTTTGTCCAAATTCCAGCCCATGAAGGTTTTGAAAGGAGTATTCAAAAACACTTCCTCTGCAAAGTGGCTCCAGCAATCACTCACGGTATTTCAGTTTGGGATTTCTGTGTTTTTGATCATCGCCACTTTGGTAGTACAAGGCCAACTCAACTATATCCAAAGCAGGGATTTGGGATATGACAGGGAGCATATTGTTTCTTTGCCGATAGGCTGGAATACGGATTTTCAGAAAATCAACACATTGAAAAAGGAGTTAAAAGCCAGTTCACAGATTATTGAGGTTTCCAGAGCCGCTTCCAGTCCCGTGAATATCAATAGCGGATACAGCATGAACTTGCCTACCAGACCTGAAAATGAGGTGATCTCCGTCAATGCCAATCCCGTAGATGAAAACTTCATAGCCGTGGCAGGACTGGAAGTGATCGCAGGGACTGATTTTACAGAACAACATATCCGGCAGACAGAAATAGAACCCTGGGAGAAAAAGGAATTCCACTACATCATGACCGAAAGTGCGGCGGATAAATTTGGCTGGACTCCTGAAGAGGCCATTGGGAAGGAAATGATCCTAAACCAACAGGGCACTGTGGTGGGCGTGGTCAAGGATTTCCACTTCCAATCCTTAAGAAATGATCTTCAGCCTCTGGTATTGTTCTCAGCCTCTTGGGGCGGCAGATTGCTGGTAAAGATCAATGGGGAAAACATTCCGGAATCTTTGGGTTTCATCGAGAACACCTGGAGTAAGATCTTGCCTGAGCGACCGTATTCTTACCGTTTTTTGGATGAGGACTATGATCGCATGTATCAGTCGGAGATGCAGTTGGGTAAGTTGATGAACCTGTTTTCCACCTGTGCTATTGTTTTGGCCTGTCTGGGTTTGTTTGGCCTGTCCTCGTATATGATCCAGCAGCGACTGAAGGAAGTCAGTATCCGCAAAGTCTTGGGTGCTTCGACCTTTCAGGTTCTCAATATACTCTCAGGAAATTTTGTGCGGCTGGTATTGATCGCCATCGTACTCGCATCACCTATTGCTTATTACACAATGAGTAGCTGGTTGGATGATTTTGCTTTTCACATTTCAGCTCCTTGGTGGGCAGTAATGGTTGCAGCTATTCTGACACTGGCAATTGGGCTGATCACCGCCGGGATCCATGGGCTGAAAGCAGCCTTGAGCAATCCTGTAAATAGCTTGAAGAGTGAGTGA
- a CDS encoding PadR family transcriptional regulator translates to MKKYQLGEFEEVVMLTVGVLFDEAYGVSVKSEIESRLERSVSVGALQTALKRLEDKGYLKSREGESTNERAGRPKKYFQITALGKEAMQFTRQTREDLWKAIPDVAWNLKMG, encoded by the coding sequence ATGAAGAAATATCAACTGGGGGAATTCGAGGAAGTTGTCATGCTGACGGTAGGTGTGTTGTTTGACGAGGCTTATGGGGTGTCGGTAAAATCCGAAATTGAATCAAGACTCGAGCGGAGTGTCAGTGTAGGCGCTTTGCAAACCGCGCTTAAACGCTTGGAAGATAAAGGGTACTTGAAATCAAGGGAAGGCGAGAGCACGAATGAACGGGCAGGCAGGCCAAAAAAATATTTCCAGATCACGGCTTTGGGCAAGGAAGCCATGCAATTTACCCGTCAGACCAGAGAAGATCTGTGGAAAGCCATTCCCGATGTCGCATGGAACCTAAAGATGGGCTAA